Genomic segment of Halostella limicola:
ACCGACGGGGACGCATCGACCGACGACGGCGGCCACTGCAGCACGCCCGACAGCGACGGCGAGGTCGCCGAGGAGATAGCGATAATCTCCTTCGAGCGCAAGCTGGACACCGCCGAGGAGATCAAGGAGGGCATCGGCGACCGCTACGAGACGATCGACATTATCGAGTACCACGGCGACGTGTTCGCGGAGCACTGGGGCGAGTACGACTGCTTCGTCGGCCTGATGGCCAGCGGCATCGCGATGCGCAAGACCGCGCCGCTGCTCGACGACAAGTGGGACGACCCGGCCATCTGCGTCGTCGACGAGGAGCTGACGTGGGCCATCCCCATCACCGGCGGACACCACGGCGCGAACCAGGTCGCCGACGACCTCGCGTCGATGGGCGCGGTCCCGGCGATGACGACAGCGAGCGAGGCGGCGGACAAGCAGGGCGTCGAGAAGCAGGCGAAGGCGCTCGACGCGCACGTCGTCAACGGCGACTCGACGGTGGCGACGAACCTCGCCGTGCTGGACGACGAACTCGGCCCCGTCGAGCGCCTCGACGGCCCGAAGGCCGTCCTCGTGGGCGACGACGTCACCGTCCTGAAGCGCAACGCGGACGACGGCGTCGTGCTCGGAACCGGGAGCGTCTCCGGCGCGAAGGTCGAGCAGTTCCACGCGGCGTGGGAGCGGGCGCTCGACGAGGCCGGGAAAGAGTGGGACGACGTGGAGTTCGTCGCCACCGGCACGCGCAAGGAGGAGGAGCCCGGCCTGCTCGAAGCGGCCGAGGAGAAGGGCCTCGGCGTGGTCTCGATGACCAAGGAGGACCTCGAACCCCACGAGGGGCCGACCCCCTCGCGCTCGAAAGAGCTGATCGGCTGGCCCGGCATCGCCGAGGCGAGCGCCATCGCGGCCGGCGCCGAGCACGAACTCCTGCTGGCGAAGCTCAGTCACGACGACGCGGTGACGGTGGCGGTCGGGCGATAGCGCGACCCTCCCGCCGATCCCGGAGCGACCCGTTCACCGACCGACGCTCGGAGCCGGCGTCGTCACGCCCGACTCCCGACGCCCAACGTATCGGAGACCTGTAGCGCCGCACCGAGCCCGGAGCACACGACGCCGACCGGGACGAGCGCCAGCCCGAGGCCGATCGGGCCGTCGATCCGCACGAACAGGTGCGTACCGGTGAGCGTCCACAGCGTCGTCAGCACGTACTGGACGGCGAGCAGGAGCACCGCACCGCCCCCGGCCGCGACCCCCAGCGTGAGCAGTTGCCGCGGCCGCTCCTCCGGCGCCGACGTCCGGGCGACGAGATACAGGAGGCCCGCCTCGGCGATCGCGAGCGATCCCGCGACCGCGTAGACGACGGCGAATATCCCAGCGAGGCCCGCCGCGAACCCGTCGCCGCGCGGCGTTTCGGGGACGTTCGAGAGGATGTCCGCCGCGATGGTTACACCGACCGTGCCGACCGCCCCGGCTCCGAGCGCGACGGCGCGGGGCGTTGGACTGAGGACCATAATTCCGGTCATGTGGGACGGTAGATAAACGCACCGAACGGAAGCCGGAGAACGGTCTCGCTGTTCACTCCAGCAGTCGCTCCCGCACGTCGCCGTCCGGTATCTCGCAGCGGTCCTTCTTCCCGAACCAGCGGTAGCGGTTGGCCGCGACGACGTCGTACGCCCGGTCGCGGATCCGGCGCGGGACGAGCCGGAACGGAGCGAGCAGGCCGTAGACGCCGCCGAGGAGTTCGGCGATCCGGAGGACGGCGTCCGACTTCACGTAGTGGTCGTCGCCCTCGACCAGGACGACCGACTCCAGTTCGTCGGTCGGGAGGCCGCGCTCGGCGAGCAGTTCCCGCCCCGCCTCGGACTGGAGCGACGCGAAGCGGAACCGGCCCTCGGGGTCCCGCGGCGCGAGAAACTGGACGAACCCGCTGCAGAGGTTACAGACGCCGTCGAAGAGGACGACCGGCCCGTCGTTCGGAGTGTCCGCGGTCATCGAGTGCCTCGATCTTCGGTTCTCCGACAATTGAGCGTTTCGAACGGTCGGAGGCGCGTTCGTTTCATCGCACAGAAAGCTTATTTAGCGCCGGCGGGGACGCTGGCGAACGGACCTCCCCGCTCACACATGAACCGCCGCACGCCCTCCCTCCCCTCCACGGTCCCAGACGCACTGGACAGGCTGCCCGCCGCGTTCGCGCGCCGGGTCGCGGTCGACCGCCGGGCGCTCGCCGCGTTCCGCGCCGCGCTCGGCGCGCTGGTGATCGCCGACCTCGCGCTCCGGTCGCGCGACCTGGTCGCGTTCTACACCGACGCGGGCGTCCTCCCGCGTTCTGCCCTGTTCGCGGACTACGGAACGGTCTACTCGGTCCACGCGGTCTCGGGCGCACCGTGGGCACAGGCTCTCCTGTTCCTGCTCGCCGGCGCGGTCGCCCTCGCACTGGTCGTCGGCTATCGGACGCGGGCCGCGACGGCGGTCACGTGGCTCCTGCTCGTCTCGCTCCACCTGCGCAACTCGATGGTGCTCAACGGCGGCGACACCCTGCTGCGCATGCTGCTGTTCTGGGCGATCTTCCTGCCGCTGGGCGACCGGTGGGCGGTCGACGCGCGAACGGGGGCGGACGAAACCGAGACGACGGCGGCCTCCGTCGGAACGATGGCCGTGCTGCTCCAGGTCGTCCTGATGTACGGGACCAACGCCGTCCACAAGACGAGAAGCGACGCGTGGACCAGCGGGGAGGCGGTCGCTTACGTCTTCCAGGCCGACCACCTGACCATACTGCTCGGCGACGCGCTCGCGGGGTATCCCGCCCCCCTGGAAGCCTTCACCTACCTCTGGATGGCACTGATCCTCGCCTCGCCGCTTCTCCTCGTGCTCACCGACCTCCCGCGGGCGGCGCTTGCGTCGGCCTTCGCCGGGATGCATCTCGGCATGCTCGTCACGCTCCGGATCGACCTGTTCCCGCTGATCGCCGTCGCGGGGCTGATCCCGTTCTACCCGCCGGTCGTCTGGGACGCCGCGGAGTCGCTCGCCGACCGGATCGGCGCGGCTGCCGCCGTCGAGTCCCTGTCGGAGCGCGTCGCCCCGCCTGCCGTCGTCTCCGTTCCAGCAGCCGTGTCGCTGGGGCGCTCCGCGGACCTCGCGTCGGACAGCTCAGCGACCGCCGCCCTCTCCGCCGCTCTCGAACGGGCGCGAGGGGCGTTCCTGACCCTCGTCCCCTGCGTCTTCCTCGTGCTGGTCGTCACGTCGAACGCCGCAGCGGTCGACTACGCGACGACGCCCGACGCCGGCGACCGGGCGCTGGACGCCATCCGGGGCGACCAGAACTGGCGCATGTTCGCCCCGACCCCGACGCGGACGACGAAGTGGTTCGCGGCCCCGGCGGCGCTGGAGAACGGCTCCGAGGTCGACCTCCTCCACCGGTCGCGGGTCGACCTCGACCGGCCGGCGCGGGCGCAGGACGCGTATCCCACCTCGCGCTGGCGGAAGTACCTCGTCAACGCCCGGTTCGCCGACAACGAGAAGCACCGCTCCTACCTCGCGAACTATCTCTGTGAACGCTGGAACGAGGGCCGCGGGGTCGACGCCGAGTCGGTCACGGTCTACTACCTCTACGAGCGCACCGACCCGTACGACGGCACGACCGCGTCGGGCGAGACGGCGATCCTGACTTACGACTGCGACGGCGAGTTCGTGCAGAGCGCGGGGTGACCCGACGGCGCCCCGCGCTCCGCCGCCGTACCGACTCGGAGCAACTGCTCGCGGCTCGGTCAACCTCACTGGTCCGCCGAGTAACCTCACTTTCACTAATACAACCAAAATTGTTTTACCTGAAACTCGCGTTGTACCGGGCGTGAGAGACAGGAGTTCGAGCCGCCGTCGAACGCGGCCGGCACAGACGGAGGGGGTAGCGTGACCGACGAGGTCGCGCCCGCCGACGACCTCGGCAAGCTGTACGTCGTCGGCATCGGGCCCGGCCTGCCGGGCGACATGACCCAGCGCGCGAAGGACGTCATCCAGACCGCGGACTGCGTCATCGCGTCGAACCTCTATCAGGAGTTCCTCCGGAAGGACGGGACCTTACCACCAGAGACACCGCGAGACTCCTCCGGAGCCTCGCGAACTCCCGAACCCGACGATTCGGGAACCGCCACAGACGGCGGGACGGCGTCCGCCTCCGCGAGCGCCCAACCGGACCAGGAGGTGATCCGCTCCACGATGGGCCGCCAGATCGAACTCGCCCGCGAGGCGTTCGAGCGCGTCCGGAACGGCGAGACGGTCGCGCACGTCTCCGGCGGCGACCCGAACGTGTACGGCAAGTCCGACCTGCTGTTCCTGATGGCGCAGGAGGACGAGGTGAACGACGTCCCCATCGAGATCGTCCCCGGCGTCACCGCGGCGCTGGGCGGCGCGGCGAACCTCGGCGCGCCGCTGTCGAACGACTTCTGCACGATCTCGCTGTCCGACAAGTGGCGCGGGTGGGACGAGATCGAGGAGAAGCTCCGGGCCGCCGCCATCTCGGGGTTCGTCATCGTCCTGTACAACTGCTGGCGCAACTACGAGCGGGCGGTCGAGATCGTCCGCGAGGAGCGCGCCGACGACGCGGCGGTCGCCATCGTCAACGACGCCGGCCGCGGCGACGCCGGCCGCAACGGCGAGAGTCAGACGATCACGACGCTCGGCGAGGCCACGGAGCACGACGACAAGGTCGCCGGGATGGGCACCTCGCTCGTCATCGGCAACCACGAGACCGAGGTCTGGAGCAACGACTACGAGCGGTTCCTCGTCACCCCGCGCGGCGGGCGTGACGTCGACGACTTCTGAACCATGAGCACGGACGACACCACCACGGACACCGAATCGAAGTGCGGGGCATCGAAGACGGACGCGAGCACCGAAACGAGTAGCGAGTCGAAGTGCGGCGCGAGCGAGAGCGAGGACTCAGGCTCCTCGTCCGCGTGCGGGGCCTCATCCACCTCGGACGAGGAGGAGGAAGTCGGTGCGACGGTCGACGACTTCGACGCGGACCCCGGTCGCCTCGTCGCGGTCGGTCTCGGCCCGGGCCAACCCGAGGGGATGACCTCGCGCGCGAAGGCGGCCCTCTCCGAGGCCGAGCACATCGTCGGCTACACGACCTACGTCGACCTCGTGCCCGACGAGATCACCGACGACGCGGAGGACGTCTACTCGACGCCGATGTGTGGCGAGGTGTCGCGCACGGAGGAGGCCATCGACCGCGCGCTGGCCGGCAACGACGTGGCGATCATCGGCAGCGGCGACCCGAACGTCTACGCGCTGGCCGGCCTCGCGCTGGAAATCGTCGAGTCGAAGGGCGCGACCGCGTCGATGCTCGGCTTCGAGGTGGTGCCCGGCGTCCCCGCCGCGCAGTCCTGCGCGGCCCGCGTCGGCGCGCCGCTGGTCAACGACACCGTCTCGATCTCGCTGTCGGACCACCTGACGGACATGCCGACCATCGAGTCGCGCCTCCACGCCGTCGCGAAGGAGGGGTTCACCATCGCCATCTACAACCCGTGGAGCCGCAAGCGCCGGGAGAACTTCGAGAAGTGCTGCGAGATCCTCACGGAGCACCGCGACGCGGACACCCCGGTCGGCATCGTCCACGCCGCGGGGCGCGACGACGAGGAGGTCGAGATCACCACACTCGGCGAACTCGAAGAGTTGGCCGAGACGGACCTCATCGACATGACGACCACCATCCTCGTCGGCAACGAGGACACCTACGAGTGGGACGGGCGGATGGTCACCCCGCGCGGCTACGAGACCAAGTACGAGTACTGAGATGTACCGAGTCACTATCGACAAGGACGCCTGCGACGGCATCTTCGCCTGCCTGACGCGGGACCCGCGGTTCGTCGAGGACGACGACGACGGCCTCGCGACCGTGGACCCCGCGGCCGACCCAGTTCCACCCGCTGGGTCCGACGACGGTCGGATCCGGGAGGAAGACGGCAAGATAGTCGCGGAGTTCGACGACGACCGCGCCGACGAGGCCCGCGAGGCCGCCGCGGCGTGCCCGCCGAACGCGATCACGGTGGAAGATATCTAATGTCACTGAGCATCGGCAAGCCCGACGACATGCTCGCGGCCCACCCCGAGACGGCGTACTTCTGGGGACGGGTCGCGGCCGACGGCGACCTCGAATCGGACTGCGTGACCGTGCGGACCAACGACGAGACCGCGGCCCGCCGCCTCGCCGCGATCGCCGGCGCGGAGCAGGTCGACCGCCGGATCCTCGAGCGCGAGTACGCCCACGACACGTCGATCACCCGCACCGAGGACGAGTACGCGGTACAGGTGTTCGGCGATCTGGCGGACCGCGCCGGCGCGGCGCTGGGCCTGCCGGTCGACGGCGAGCCCGGCGGCTACCGCTTCGGCGCGTTCGCGGACCACGACCGACAGCTCCTGCGCGGCCTGCTCGAAGGCTGCGGGACGGTGTGTTTCAAGTCCGACGACGGGGCGGTGGGAGTGTCGTTCATCCACGAGGACCGCCGCCTGCTGGAGACGGTCCAGTCGCTGCTCGACGACGCGCCGGTGGACGCGCCGTACGGCGACCCGGCGGAGGCGTCGTCGGGCCACTGGTTCGGCGTGGACGACGACGCCGTCCCCGACCTCGGCCCGTGGCTGTACGACGGCAGCGAGGAGACCGGGCTGTTCGCACCGAGTCGGCGGCGGAAACTCCGGCGGAGCCTCGACCGGCTATGAGCCGGACGACCGACGCGGCTGGCGGGTTCGACGACGAGGCCGTCCTGCTCGTCGGGCACGGCTCCCGCCGCGAGAAGTCGAACGAGCAGGTCCGAGAACTCGCGGTCGACCTGGAGGGCCGGCTCGGAATTCCCGTCGACGCCGGCTTCCTCGAACTCGCGGAGCCAGCGATCCCGGACGCCATCGCGGGGCTCGCGCCCGCGGTCTCGGAGATCACGGTCGTCCAGCTGTCGCTGTTCGCCGCCAGCCACGTGAAAAACGACGTGCCGCTGGCGGTCGAGCAGGCGCGCGCCGACCACCCGGGGCTGACGCTGAACAACGGGGCGCACCTCGGTATCCACCCCGCCATCGTCGACCTGCTCGACGACCGGGCGGCCGCCGTCGAGCGCGAGCTGGGCGTCGACCGGACGGAGGACGACGTGGCGGTCGTGCTGTGCGCCCGCGGGTCCTCGGACCCGGACGCCAACGCGGACGTCCACAAGCTGGCCCGCCTGCTGTACGAGGGCCGGGAGTTCTCCCGCGTCGAGGCGTCCTTTATCGGCGTCACGGACCCGCTGCTCGACGACACGCTACACGCCGTCGCCAAACACCGCCCCGCCGCCGTCGTCGTCGTGCCGTACATGCTCGGCGACGGCGTGCTGACGGGGCGCATCCGCGACGGCGCGAGCGAGTTCGACGCGGAGTACCCGTACGTGGACGCCGCCTGCGGCGACCCGCTCGGCACCGATTCCCGCCTGCTCGACGTGCTCGGCGACCGCTGGCAGGAGGCCAGGACGGGCAGCGTCGAGATGTCCTGCGACACCTGCAAGTACAAGGTGGAACTGGACGGCTACGAGGAGGACCAGGGCGGCGCGCGGGCGATGCTCCGCGCGCTGACCCACCAGGAGGCCCACGCCGACCGGGAGGACGTCGACGACGACCCGCACGTCCACGACGCGCCGGAGAAACACGTCGCGGTCTGCACGAACCAGACCTGCGCCGCCGACGGGTCGGCGGCCGTCCTCGAGCGCCTGCGGCAGGCCGCCCGCGACTCCGAGGCGTGCGACGCCCGCATCACGCGGTCGTCCTGCCTCGGCCGCTGCGGCGACGGCCCGATGGTCGCCGTCTACCCCGACGGCGTCTGGTACGGCGGCGTCGCCGAGGACGACGCCGAGCGCATCGTCTCGTCCCACCTCGACCGGGACCGAATCGTCAGCGACATCGTCGACCAGACCCTGTAACCGACCATGACCTGTCACGAACTCGAAGCCCTACGGCTCGGACTGATGAACGTCCTCGGTACCGAGGGCCGAAGCGCCCGCGAACACGCGGAGAAGGAACTCGAAGGGGAGCTGACGGGGCCCATCGAGGGCCTCGCGAACGCCGGTTCCCTCTCGGAGATCGAGCGCCACCTCGACGCGGCGCTCGTCGACCTGGAGGAGGAAGTCGCCGAGGCCGACCGCGACAGCCAGAAGTACGACTACCTCCGGGGCCGCCTCGTCGCCGTCCGCGACGCGGAGCGGGCGGTGTCGCGGATCACCCAGCAGGGCGAGAGCGTCCTCGACGGCCTCGGGGAGGCTCACGACGTCCTGCACGAGACGTTCCCGACCGATGAGTGACGCGCGAGCGCCCGACGCGCCGCCCGCGGACGGCTGGACGAGCGTCCCCCTCGGCGACGTGCCCGCAGCGGGGTCACGCCACCGGGGCCGCCGGTCCAGCGTCCTGCTGACCGACGGCCTGGTCGTCGCCGGCACCGCCGACGGCGAGGTCCGCGCGTTCGACCGGGAGACGCTGGACCGGCAATGGACCGCGGAGTGCGAGGGCAAGCCGGTGAGCCTGGCGGCGCTCGGCGGGGACGCGGACGGGGCGTCCGTCGTCGTCGGCGAGCGCGGCCCGACCGGCGCCGTCACCGCTCTCGACGCGGCCGACGGCGACGTCCGGTGGCGCTACGGGACGGCCGCCGACGTCGGCGGCCCGCAGAAGGAGACGCGGTTCTTCTACCCCTTCGTCGCCGATATCGCGACCGACGGCGACCGGGCGTACGTCGCCAGTCGGCGGTACGAGCGAGACGGGAACGACTCGGGCCCGGACCGCGTCTTCGAGAGCGTCGTCTACGCGTTCGAGCGCGACGGGTCCGTCGCGTGGACGTTCGAGACGGACGCCTCCCCCATCGCGCTCGACCGGCGCGACGACCGCCTCGCGGTCGCGTTCAACCGCTGCCTCGACGACCACCAGCACGGACTGGTCGTCCTCGACGCGGGGAGCGGCGACCCCCTCGTCGACTGGGACCCCGGAACCGAGGGGCAGCGCCGCTGCGGCGACGTGTCCCTGCTCGCGGACGGCGTCGCCGTCACCAGCCACGGCGACTACCGCGGCTACGTCCTCGACCGCGACGGAGGTGTCCGCTGGCGCGTCGACCTCGCGACGCCGGTCGACGAGGGCGGCGAGACGGTCTACGCCTACCCCAACCACGTCCACGCGACGGAGGCGGGCGTCGTCTTCGTCACGGGCAACACCTACCCGGAAGAGGGCCGCGAGACTGATGCTCGCCACCCCAGCGAGCACACTGCCTTCGGCTACTCGCCCGGCGGCGACCGCCGCTGGACCGACGACGTGGGCGGCTTTGTCACCGACCTCGGTGCGGACGGCGACCTCGTTGCCGCGCCAGGCGCGCAGAACTTCCGGGAGCGCGACCCCGACGACCACGCGCTGCGCGCGTACGACGTGAACGAGGGCCGTCGCGAACTCCTCGACGCCGGCGGCGTCGTCACCGCAGCGGCGCTCGACGGGGGCGTCGCAGCGGCTATCGAGGAACCCGTCGAGTACCACGACGATGGCGAGCGCCGCGGTGCACACCGTCTGCACGTCGGCCGGATCTGAGTCGCTCCGCCGCTCATTCTCCGGGGTCGAGCATCTCCTCGAACGACCAGTCCTTGCTGTCCGGATCGAGGAGCCCCTCGTCCCCGCCGCCGAACGGCCCCTCGTCGAACGGTCCGTCACCGCCGCCGAGCGGTCCGTCGTCCGGGACGCCGCCGTCCGCGTCCGTCTCGAAGTCGTCGAGCATCTCGCTCAGCCGCCGGGCCCGGCCGCCGAGAGTGGCCGCGGAGAGCGACACGTCCGCCAGCGCGGTGGTCTGACGCTCCGCTGCCGCGGCGACGGTCGCGGACTCCTCGGTCGCGGACTCGCTGACCGCGGCCGCCTCGTCGGCGAGGTCGACCGCCTGGTCGATCGACGCCGCCTGCTCGCAGGTCGTCTCGCTGATCCGCTGGACGCCGCGGTTCGTCACCTGCGCGTGGTCCGCGATCTCGCTCAGGGCCGCCGCGGCGTCCTCGACGGTGTCGGCGTGCTCCGAGACTCGCTCGCGCGTCTCGCGCACCGCCTCCGCAGTCCGGCCGGTCTGGCACTGCAGCCGGGTGACGCGGCTCTCGACGTCCCGCGTGACCTCCCGGCTCCGCTCGGCGAGGTCGTCCACCTGACGGGCGACCGCGGCGAACCCCTCGATCGACTCGTCCGCGCGGGCGGCCTCGATGTCGGCGTTCATCGCCAGCACGTTCGTCCGGTCGGCCACGTCGACCATTGTCTCGACGAGGTCGTCGATCCGCTCGATCTCGGCTTCGAGACGCTCGAACTCGGCGGCGGTCTCCTCGGACTCGGCCTCGATCCGCCGCATGCCGTCGACCGCCGCCCGGGCGGCTTCCCGCCCCTCGCGGCCCGTCTCGGCGCTCCGCTCCGCAAGCTCGGCCACCTGCACTGACGTCGCGGCGACGTCCTCGATAGTGGTCGACAGGTCGTCCATCTCCCTCGTGACGGACCGGAGCAGGTCGTGCTGTCGGTCCGCCCCGTCGGCGATCTCGCCGATCGACTCGCCGACCTGCTCGCTCGCGTCGCTGACCTCCTCCGCGCTGGCGGTGACCCGCTCGCTCGCCTCGCCGACCTCCTCCGCGAACGCCGAGAGCCGGGCCGCCGTCCCTTCCAGTTCCGCGATCATGTCGTTGAACTCGCGGGCGATCTCGGCCATCGCCTCGTTCTCCCCGTCGGGGTCCATCCGCTGTGTGAGGTCGCCCTCGGCGCACCGCTGCATGACCGCGCTGTACTCGTCGGCTTTCGCCTCCAGGCGTCGGTTCGTCGTCTCGGCGTCGCGGATCCGCGCCTGCAGCGAGTCGCGCATGCTCGCGAAGCCCGCGTAGAGGCGGCCGATCTCGTCCTGCCGGCGCGTCCCGAGGTCGACATCGAGATCGCCCGACTCCATCCGCCGGGCCTTCCGCCGGAGCCGCGACAGCGGGACGATCGTCTGGCACCCGAGGACGACGCCGACGAGGAGCAGCGACCCCAGGCCGCCGGCCACGATCGTCAGGACGCTCTTGGCGACGCCGTCTCGCACCGCGTACGCACGGTCCTTGTCGACGGCGGCGATCGCCACCCAGTCGGTCCCCCGGATCCGGGCGTACGCGAGCAGGTGCGTGCTGGTCTCCCGGAGGGACATGTTTCCGTGCCGATGCTCCCGGTCGCGGTCGCCCTCGTCGAGGAGCGCTCGGACGTGGGCCCGCGTGTCGCCCGGCGCCTCCGCGTCAGAGTTGTTGCTCGTCAGCACCGTCTCTCCCTCGGTGTCGACGATCCACGTCATCTGCGTCGACTTCGGCTGGTGGAGGTCGTCGAGTCGGTGGTAGAACCCGCCGACGACGACGACCATCCGGTCGCGCTCCGGCACCGACGAGGCGAACGCGACGACCTCGTGGTCGTGCAACACCGGCGACCAGTACGATGAGTCGGTCATCCGGACCTCGTCGCTCCCGTTCGGGGCCAGTTCGGTCCACGGCATCGCCACCGCAGACAGGGATTCCCCCTCCAGCGACGGCGCCGTGCTCGCGGCGACGGTGTCGTTCGCGGTGTCGACGTAGTGGACCGCCTTGACGGGGCCCGAACTCTCCGTCCGCCGTTCGAGGCGCTCGCGGACCGCCTCGGCGTCGCCGTCGCGGAGCGCGTCCGCGCAGGAGAGCGCCTGCGTCTGCCCGCGCATGTTCCGTATCCA
This window contains:
- the cbiG gene encoding cobalt-precorrin 5A hydrolase, whose amino-acid sequence is MSTDANDTDGDASTDDGGHCSTPDSDGEVAEEIAIISFERKLDTAEEIKEGIGDRYETIDIIEYHGDVFAEHWGEYDCFVGLMASGIAMRKTAPLLDDKWDDPAICVVDEELTWAIPITGGHHGANQVADDLASMGAVPAMTTASEAADKQGVEKQAKALDAHVVNGDSTVATNLAVLDDELGPVERLDGPKAVLVGDDVTVLKRNADDGVVLGTGSVSGAKVEQFHAAWERALDEAGKEWDDVEFVATGTRKEEEPGLLEAAEEKGLGVVSMTKEDLEPHEGPTPSRSKELIGWPGIAEASAIAAGAEHELLLAKLSHDDAVTVAVGR
- a CDS encoding thiol-disulfide oxidoreductase DCC family protein, yielding MTADTPNDGPVVLFDGVCNLCSGFVQFLAPRDPEGRFRFASLQSEAGRELLAERGLPTDELESVVLVEGDDHYVKSDAVLRIAELLGGVYGLLAPFRLVPRRIRDRAYDVVAANRYRWFGKKDRCEIPDGDVRERLLE
- a CDS encoding HTTM domain-containing protein, whose amino-acid sequence is MNRRTPSLPSTVPDALDRLPAAFARRVAVDRRALAAFRAALGALVIADLALRSRDLVAFYTDAGVLPRSALFADYGTVYSVHAVSGAPWAQALLFLLAGAVALALVVGYRTRAATAVTWLLLVSLHLRNSMVLNGGDTLLRMLLFWAIFLPLGDRWAVDARTGADETETTAASVGTMAVLLQVVLMYGTNAVHKTRSDAWTSGEAVAYVFQADHLTILLGDALAGYPAPLEAFTYLWMALILASPLLLVLTDLPRAALASAFAGMHLGMLVTLRIDLFPLIAVAGLIPFYPPVVWDAAESLADRIGAAAAVESLSERVAPPAVVSVPAAVSLGRSADLASDSSATAALSAALERARGAFLTLVPCVFLVLVVTSNAAAVDYATTPDAGDRALDAIRGDQNWRMFAPTPTRTTKWFAAPAALENGSEVDLLHRSRVDLDRPARAQDAYPTSRWRKYLVNARFADNEKHRSYLANYLCERWNEGRGVDAESVTVYYLYERTDPYDGTTASGETAILTYDCDGEFVQSAG
- a CDS encoding precorrin-3B C(17)-methyltransferase, whose translation is MTDEVAPADDLGKLYVVGIGPGLPGDMTQRAKDVIQTADCVIASNLYQEFLRKDGTLPPETPRDSSGASRTPEPDDSGTATDGGTASASASAQPDQEVIRSTMGRQIELAREAFERVRNGETVAHVSGGDPNVYGKSDLLFLMAQEDEVNDVPIEIVPGVTAALGGAANLGAPLSNDFCTISLSDKWRGWDEIEEKLRAAAISGFVIVLYNCWRNYERAVEIVREERADDAAVAIVNDAGRGDAGRNGESQTITTLGEATEHDDKVAGMGTSLVIGNHETEVWSNDYERFLVTPRGGRDVDDF
- the cobJ gene encoding precorrin-3B C(17)-methyltransferase, whose protein sequence is MSTDDTTTDTESKCGASKTDASTETSSESKCGASESEDSGSSSACGASSTSDEEEEVGATVDDFDADPGRLVAVGLGPGQPEGMTSRAKAALSEAEHIVGYTTYVDLVPDEITDDAEDVYSTPMCGEVSRTEEAIDRALAGNDVAIIGSGDPNVYALAGLALEIVESKGATASMLGFEVVPGVPAAQSCAARVGAPLVNDTVSISLSDHLTDMPTIESRLHAVAKEGFTIAIYNPWSRKRRENFEKCCEILTEHRDADTPVGIVHAAGRDDEEVEITTLGELEELAETDLIDMTTTILVGNEDTYEWDGRMVTPRGYETKYEY
- a CDS encoding ferredoxin, whose protein sequence is MYRVTIDKDACDGIFACLTRDPRFVEDDDDGLATVDPAADPVPPAGSDDGRIREEDGKIVAEFDDDRADEAREAAAACPPNAITVEDI
- a CDS encoding cobalamin biosynthesis protein, which encodes MSLSIGKPDDMLAAHPETAYFWGRVAADGDLESDCVTVRTNDETAARRLAAIAGAEQVDRRILEREYAHDTSITRTEDEYAVQVFGDLADRAGAALGLPVDGEPGGYRFGAFADHDRQLLRGLLEGCGTVCFKSDDGAVGVSFIHEDRRLLETVQSLLDDAPVDAPYGDPAEASSGHWFGVDDDAVPDLGPWLYDGSEETGLFAPSRRRKLRRSLDRL
- a CDS encoding CbiX/SirB N-terminal domain-containing protein; amino-acid sequence: MSRTTDAAGGFDDEAVLLVGHGSRREKSNEQVRELAVDLEGRLGIPVDAGFLELAEPAIPDAIAGLAPAVSEITVVQLSLFAASHVKNDVPLAVEQARADHPGLTLNNGAHLGIHPAIVDLLDDRAAAVERELGVDRTEDDVAVVLCARGSSDPDANADVHKLARLLYEGREFSRVEASFIGVTDPLLDDTLHAVAKHRPAAVVVVPYMLGDGVLTGRIRDGASEFDAEYPYVDAACGDPLGTDSRLLDVLGDRWQEARTGSVEMSCDTCKYKVELDGYEEDQGGARAMLRALTHQEAHADREDVDDDPHVHDAPEKHVAVCTNQTCAADGSAAVLERLRQAARDSEACDARITRSSCLGRCGDGPMVAVYPDGVWYGGVAEDDAERIVSSHLDRDRIVSDIVDQTL
- a CDS encoding DUF3209 family protein; this encodes MTCHELEALRLGLMNVLGTEGRSAREHAEKELEGELTGPIEGLANAGSLSEIERHLDAALVDLEEEVAEADRDSQKYDYLRGRLVAVRDAERAVSRITQQGESVLDGLGEAHDVLHETFPTDE
- a CDS encoding outer membrane protein assembly factor BamB family protein, with product MSDARAPDAPPADGWTSVPLGDVPAAGSRHRGRRSSVLLTDGLVVAGTADGEVRAFDRETLDRQWTAECEGKPVSLAALGGDADGASVVVGERGPTGAVTALDAADGDVRWRYGTAADVGGPQKETRFFYPFVADIATDGDRAYVASRRYERDGNDSGPDRVFESVVYAFERDGSVAWTFETDASPIALDRRDDRLAVAFNRCLDDHQHGLVVLDAGSGDPLVDWDPGTEGQRRCGDVSLLADGVAVTSHGDYRGYVLDRDGGVRWRVDLATPVDEGGETVYAYPNHVHATEAGVVFVTGNTYPEEGRETDARHPSEHTAFGYSPGGDRRWTDDVGGFVTDLGADGDLVAAPGAQNFRERDPDDHALRAYDVNEGRRELLDAGGVVTAAALDGGVAAAIEEPVEYHDDGERRGAHRLHVGRI